The genome window CGACGCCGTGCGCGAGCCGCGAGAGCGGCGTGAAGCCGCCGTCCGCGAACCAGCGCTCGAGCTCCTCCTTGGTGTGCTTGCTCTGGTAAGGCGGCGCGAGCCAGTCGAAGTTCTCCTGGAGACGCACCGCGTAGTCGCGATGCACCGAGAAGGTCAGGTACTTGAGCAGCGGCAGGGCCCCGAGCGCCGCGAGCGGATGGCAGAGGAGGTAGAGCAGCGGCGTCGGGAGCAGGGTCGTGACGAGACGCAGGGCGTCGCTGAGCAGCATGCGCGCCCAGACCGTGAGCCAGACGAGCGGAAGCACCCGCTTGAGCCAGGCGCGCGCGCCGCGCAGGGGGTTCGTCGAGAAGCTCCCCCAGGAGCCGGGGCGGCCGTAGACCCAGATCGTCATGAGCCCCTCGGGCTTCACGAGCTTCCCGAGCGCGCGGCAGGCCCCCTCGGCGCTGGGGGTGTGATGGATGACTCCCACGCTGTAGACGGCGTCGAAGACTCCCGGCTTGAAAGGGGGATGCAGGATGTCTCCCTGCACGACATGAAGGCCCGGGTCGGCGGCGGCCTCCTCGACGAGGCGCAGGAGCCCGTCGGAGAGGTCGAAGGCCACCGTCTCGGCGCCGAGGGAGCGCGCGACCCGCGCGTAGCGCCCCATGCCGCAGCCCGCGTCCAGGACGCGCCGGCCGGCCCAGGCCTCGGGCGCGAGCTGGGTCTCCTCGAGGAAGACCGCGCGGTCCTCGGGGAGCGCTCCGGGGTAGCGCAGCCATTCCCAGGCGAAGCTCTCGCGCGTGCGCAGGTTCGCCCGGTCGAGGCCCTCGGGAGGCAGCAGGCGCGGGACGCCGTCGAGGATCGGGTATTCCCGCGCGCAGCGCTCGCAGGCGAGCGCGCCCTCGGGCAGGTCGACGTCGCCGTGCGGCATGTGTTCGAGGCGCGCGAAGCGCAGGCCCCCGGCGCAGGCCGGACAGGCCAGGAGGGGCAGCAGGGAGAGCTTCATGGCACGGGCTCCTTTTCCGCCTCGCTCTTCGCGGCGCCCAGCGAGCGCCCCAGCCCGCTCAGCGAGTAGCCGAAGCGGTGGAGGAAGAAGAGGCCGAGCGAGGTGACGAGAACGTAGCCGACCGCATGGACGAGGGTCGCATAGACCACCGCGAGGTCCGCGCCGTAGCCGTGATGGACGAGCATGGCCTTCACGCCCGCCTCGAAGTTGCCGAAGGCGCCCGGCAGGGAGGGCAGCGCCGAGGCGGCCGCCGCGGAGGCGAGCACGACGACGCTCGAGAGCATCTGGAGCGGAGGGTCGAAGCCGAGAGCGCGCGCGACGACGCAGAAGCTCGCGGCGTCGCTGAGCCAGAGTCCGTAGCTCAGGGCCGCGACCGCGAGCGCGCGCGGCAGCGAGCGCAGCGACCGGGTGCCGACGATGAGCTCGCGGATGAGCAGGTGCAGACGGGGATGGCTGCCCTCCAGGCGCCGCCACCATTCGAAGCGCTCGAGGATATGCTCCACCGTGCTCACACCGAAGAGCAGGAGGATGGCGGCGGCGGCGATGCCGACCGCGCCGAACACCAGGACCGCTGGGAGCGGCGCCGGCGACCAGCGCGAGACGAGGGCGAAGAGCGTGAAGAGCGCCAGGACGTCGGTGAGACGCTCGACGAGGATCGTGGCCATGACGCTCCAGAGCGGGACCTTCAGCGTCTTCGAGGTGAAGTAGCCGCGCGCGAACTCGCCCAGGCGCAGGAGCAGGAGGTTGTTGAGCCCCAGACCGACGCACTCGAGCCGGAAGAGCGCCCAGAACGGCGCAGGGGAGACCGGCGCGAGCAGGAGGACCCAGCGCAGGGTGCGCAGGCAGAGGTCGAGGAGCATGAACAGCACCGCGGGGATCAGCCAGACCGTCCGCGTCCCGCGCAGGATGCGCAGGAACTCGGAGACGTCCACGTTTCGGAAGGCGAACCAGAGCAGGGCGCCGCTGACGGCGACCGCGGCCGCGCCGGAAAGCCAGCGTTTGGCGTTCATGCGAGGGACCTGCGCGCCGCCGCGAGCCAGAGGGCGGCCGCGGCCGCGGAGACGCACGCGAAGAGGGGGAAGAGGGTCGAGCGGAATCGGAAATCCGCCGTCCAGGGCCCCGCCGGCACCTGGACGGACTGGAAGAGGCCCTCGGAGAGCCCGATCGGCGCGGGCTTCCCGTCGACGAAAGCTCTCCAGCCCGGATACGCGGGCATGGCGAAGACGAGCGTCCCGGCCGCGGGCGTCTCGCCGTGCAGACGCCAGCGCTCGGGAGAGAGCATCCAGGTCACGGCGGGGGTCCCTCCGGAGCGGCCCAGCGGCATGGCCCCCGGCATCCCCGAGAGCCCGGTCGGATCGAGCCGCCAGATGACGCTCAAGCGGCGCCACGGGAGGGCCTCCGGCCGGACGGCGAGGACGCGGCTGGCGTCGAGCGAGCTCCCCTCCCCGCCGCGCCCGAGGTAGTCGGAGTAGCGGCGCAGGTAGAAGGCGTCGTAGCCGCTCGCGTTCATGGCGCGGTAGAAGACCGCCTTGTTGGGATTGGCCACCTCGGGAGTGCTCGCGAAGCGCCAGGGCCGCCCGCCGAGCTTCGCGGTGAACTCCGGGCGCGGCCCCATCCAGCCCCAGGCGTCCTCCGCGCGCAGGAAGCGCGCGGAGAGCGGGACGAGCTCGACGAGCACCAGCAGCACGATGCCCGCGCGCAGGACGCGGGGGAGCCAGCGGCGCCGGCGCAGCAGGGCCCAGCCCGCCGCGGAGGCGAGCAGCAGTCCCCAGAAGACGAGCAGCACGAAGCGGGCGGGGACCCGCAGCAGTCCGAGCAGGGGCAGACCGGAGAGCGGGAGGAGCGGGTTCTTCCCCCCCAGGGCGAAGAAGACGCCGACGGGGAGCAGCAGCCACGGCGCGGCGCCGAACGGCGCGCGCCGGACCGCGAGGCCCGCGAGCGCCAGCAGGACCAGCGCGGGACCGGCGACCGCGGCGTGGAACTCGAAGAACTCCGAGGGCCAGCCGGCGAAGCTGCCGTCGAGCGGGGTCCCCGCGAGGGAGGGCAGCGCCAGCGAGGCGAGCGCCGAGGGCGGCAGGGAGTAGGCGCCCGCCGAGCCGGAGGCCCAGCCGACCCGGTTGGAGGCGGAGAGGAACTCCGCCGTCGGGAAGAGCTGGACGAGCGCCAGCGGGAGGGCGACCGCGGCCCCCGCGGCGAAGGTCCGCAGGCGCGGCGGGTCCAGCAGCGCGTAGAGCAGGAGCCCGACCGCGTTGACGAGCCCGTACTGGGGATGTCCGGCCAGGAACTGCAGGGCCCAGGCGCCGCCGAGCAGCCAGGGCCGGCCGGCGCGCAGACCGAGCCAGCACCAGGGCGTCCAGGCGAGCACGGCCAGCTGGGTCGGGATCCCCTGAGGGATGCGATAGAGGAGCATCGGCGAGAACGCGAAGGCCGCCGCCAGGAGCGCGGCCCCGGCGCCGTCGGAACCCGCGCGCCGCATGAGGAGCTGCATGCCGAAGGCGGCGAGCGCGAGATGGAAGAGCGCGTTCAGCGTGAACGCCCACGAGACCGGAAGCACCTGGAAGAGCGCCGAGGGAGGATAGAAGAGGCACGCCTGCGGATTGGCGAGCAGCGGAAGACCCGAGAAGACATAGGGGTTCCACGCCGGCAGCCCCCCTTCCTGGAGCCGGGCGGCGACGAGATGGCGCAGCGGCCAGTGGTAGGAGTAGAGGTCCCCGAAGTTCGCCAGGGAGAGCGAAGGGTGCAGCAAGGCGGGCGCGAGGAGCGCGCAGAGCGCGGCGACGAGCAATGCGAAGAGCCGGAGGTCCTTGATCCTCATGCGCGCGGCGGGCCGGAGAAGGACCGCGCGCGATTATACCAATACGCCGCCAGTACCATCAGGACGAGCAGGGTGAGCGCGCGGCCCGCACGCCAGGACGCCGGGTCGTAGCGGAAGAGGACCTCGGAGCGGCCCGCGGCCGCCCGCAGCTTCCGGAAGGCGGTCATCGCCGGCTCGGCCTCCAGCGCTCCTCCGGGCCCGCGGGCCGTCCAGCCGGGACCCAGGGGCTCGGCGAGGTAGAGCCAGCCGGGACTCTCCGTCTCCCAGCGCACCCGCAAGCGGTTCTCTCCCTCGCGGGAGAACGGCAGGGGCCTCCCGCGGCGATAGTCGGGCGCCGGGCTCTCCGCCGAGGCGGGGATGGCGGCGCCCGAGGCCTCGTCGAACCAGAGAGCGCGCTGGGACTCCGGCGCCCGGTAGAGCTGCCAGACGCTGTCTCCGAGATAGCTCAGCTCGCCGGACGGCAGGCGCTCGCGCGTCAGGACGACCCGCGCGTCCGCCCAGGGCAGCAGGCGCGCGAGCGCCGCGAGCCCCGGCTGCCGATAGAGGAGGTCCATGAACGCGTACTGCGGCG of Elusimicrobiota bacterium contains these proteins:
- a CDS encoding methyltransferase domain-containing protein gives rise to the protein MKLSLLPLLACPACAGGLRFARLEHMPHGDVDLPEGALACERCAREYPILDGVPRLLPPEGLDRANLRTRESFAWEWLRYPGALPEDRAVFLEETQLAPEAWAGRRVLDAGCGMGRYARVARSLGAETVAFDLSDGLLRLVEEAAADPGLHVVQGDILHPPFKPGVFDAVYSVGVIHHTPSAEGACRALGKLVKPEGLMTIWVYGRPGSWGSFSTNPLRGARAWLKRVLPLVWLTVWARMLLSDALRLVTTLLPTPLLYLLCHPLAALGALPLLKYLTFSVHRDYAVRLQENFDWLAPPYQSKHTKEELERWFADGGFTPLSRLAHGVVPKPGLLGRKKAAR
- a CDS encoding lysylphosphatidylglycerol synthase transmembrane domain-containing protein, producing MNAKRWLSGAAAVAVSGALLWFAFRNVDVSEFLRILRGTRTVWLIPAVLFMLLDLCLRTLRWVLLLAPVSPAPFWALFRLECVGLGLNNLLLLRLGEFARGYFTSKTLKVPLWSVMATILVERLTDVLALFTLFALVSRWSPAPLPAVLVFGAVGIAAAAILLLFGVSTVEHILERFEWWRRLEGSHPRLHLLIRELIVGTRSLRSLPRALAVAALSYGLWLSDAASFCVVARALGFDPPLQMLSSVVVLASAAAASALPSLPGAFGNFEAGVKAMLVHHGYGADLAVVYATLVHAVGYVLVTSLGLFFLHRFGYSLSGLGRSLGAAKSEAEKEPVP